The following are encoded together in the Vigna angularis cultivar LongXiaoDou No.4 chromosome 9, ASM1680809v1, whole genome shotgun sequence genome:
- the LOC108320543 gene encoding 1-aminocyclopropane-1-carboxylate oxidase 5, whose product MLSPFSSMPEIPVDFRAPPPSPVASGRRSTVTNDDVLTEFLEASLRVPDLVLPDKIFPKQKHLDAPPEVDFVSLCFHRDDALRDVVSDSLARIGCFQLLNHGIPSQLVESAAEDAAGVFQVPHAKRAAATRSPEKPWGFEEYHAGEEEEEGSEEFVWCNEEELKSKMEGIWPIGYPNFSEKMEKLMSRIEMVAMKMMHVILKKKSAEFDNGNETGNVCCIYKHGGDNTKDSLANSLKYDVIRMLIRGTDYSHSLCFHLCNGTSQFHVYSKKSWLSFCPEPGALIVTAGDQIQILSGGLYKSVIGRPIFKAEKKQSISMAFLCSHQNKKKNFGSHGSRSVSLSQQAILALILPLVYHVMIFLYKKLHS is encoded by the exons ATGCTGTCGCCGTTTTCGTCCATGCCGGAAATCCCCGTCGATTTCCGCGCGCCGCCTCCCTCTCCGGTGGCATCCGGCCGGAGATCCACCGTCACCAACGACGACGTTTTGACCGAGTTTCTAGAGGCCTCGCTCCGCGTCCCCGATCTTGTCCTGCCGGACAAGATCTTCCCCAAACAGAAGCACCTCGACGCGCCTCCCGAGGTAGACTTCGTGTCGCTCTGCTTCCACCGCGACGACGCTCTCCGCGACGTCGTTTCCGATTCCCTTGCCAGGATCGGGTGCTTCCAGCTGCTAAACCACGGGATTCCGTCACAGCTGGTGGAGTCAGCCGCCGAGGACGCCGCCGGAGTGTTCCAGGTGCCGCATGCAAAGCGTGCAGCAGCGACTAGGTCACCGGAGAAGCCCTGGGGGTTCGAAGAGTATCACGCcggagaggaggaagaagaaggtaGTGAAGAATTCGTGTGGTGCAATGAGGAGGAGTTGAAGTCGAAAATGGAGGGAATTTGGCCCATTGGATATCCAAATTTCAG TGAAAAGATGGAAAAGCTTATGTCACGGATAGAAATGGTGGCTATGAAAATGATGCATGTGATACTGAAAAAGAAGAGTGCAGAATTTGACAATGGGAATGAGACAGGGAATGTTTGTTGCATTTATAAGCATGGTGGTGATAATACTAAGGATTCATTGGCTAATTCCTTGAAATATGATGTGATTAGAATGCTGATTAGGGGAACCGATTACTCTCATTCATTGTGCTTTCATCTATGCAATGGCACTTCACAGTTTCATGTTTACTCCAAGAAAAGTTGGCTCTCTTTCTGCCCTGAGCCAGGTGCCCTTATAGTCACTGCTGGAGATCAAATTCAG ATATTGAGTGGTGGACTGTACAAAAGTGTGATTGGAAGACCAATATTTAAAGCAGAGAAAAAACAGAGCATTTCAATGGCTTTCCTCTGTTCTCAtcaaaacaagaagaagaatttTGGAAGCCATGGGAGTAGAAGTGTTTCACTTTCCCAGCAAGCCATATTGGCTTTAATTCTGCCCCTTGTGTACCATGTCATGATTTTTCTCTACAAAAAACTTCATTCATGA
- the LOC108320508 gene encoding protein SAWADEE HOMEODOMAIN HOMOLOG 1 isoform X1 yields MDTSTLTEQPFLKLSSDEMLELERIYKDMGEKPIDWKLCQEIARRFSSLSNTARKTSLSWQQVEQWFKNRQRVSQNKDSSSPNLVPLSAGLSSSKATDISDLTFEARSTKDVAWHDVALFLNYRVMCSGELEVRVRYAGFSKEQDEWVNVKQGVRERSIPLAPSECQKLQDGNLILCFLERDDYALYCDARIVKIQRRVHDPTECTCTFIIRYLHDQTEEEVSWNRLCCRPTEEESAVYPILAIDPTQSPSPSFSLNPIESLWG; encoded by the exons ATGGATACTTCAACATTAACTGAACAACCATTTCTGAAGCTCTCCTCAGATGAG ATGTTGGAATTGGAAAGAATATACAAAGATATGGGAGAAAAACCAATTGATTGGAAGTTGTGTCAGGAGATTGCTAGACGATTTAG TTCCTTGTCAAATACTGCCCGTAAAACTTCCTTATCATGGCAACAG GTGGAGCAGTGGTTCAAAAATAGGCAGAGAGTATCACAGAATAAAGATAGTTCATCACCCAACCTGGTGCCACTTTCTGCAGGTCTTTCAAGTTCAAAAG CTACAGATATATCGGACTTGACATTTGAAGCAAGATCTACAAAAGATGTTGCATG gCATGATGTTGCACTGTTCCTTAACTACAGAGTTATGTGCTCAGGCGAACTT GAAGTCCGTGTCCGATATGCTGGATTTAGTAAAGAGCAGGATGAGTGGGTGAATGTGAAACAGGGGGTGCGTGAGAGATCTATACCATTAGCTCCTTCAGAATGTCAAAAGCTTCAGGATGGAAATCTTATACTATGTTTCTTG GAAAGAGACGATTATGCTCTCTATTGTGATGCTCGAATTGTGAAAATCCAGAGGAGGGTGCATGATCCAACAGAGTGTACATGCACCTTCATTATTCGATATCTCCATGACCAGACTGAG GAAGAAGTTTCTTGGAACAGGTTATGCTGTAGGCCTACAGAAGAAGAATCTGCTGTCTACCCAATTCTTGCCATTGATCCCACCCAAAGTCCTTCTCCTAGTTTCTCCCTAAATCCCATAGAGTCCTTGTGGGGATAA
- the LOC108320508 gene encoding protein SAWADEE HOMEODOMAIN HOMOLOG 1 isoform X2 has product MDTSTLTEQPFLKLSSDEMLELERIYKDMGEKPIDWKLCQEIARRFSSLSNTARKTSLSWQQVEQWFKNRQRVSQNKDSSSPNLVPLSAGLSSSKDISDLTFEARSTKDVAWHDVALFLNYRVMCSGELEVRVRYAGFSKEQDEWVNVKQGVRERSIPLAPSECQKLQDGNLILCFLERDDYALYCDARIVKIQRRVHDPTECTCTFIIRYLHDQTEEEVSWNRLCCRPTEEESAVYPILAIDPTQSPSPSFSLNPIESLWG; this is encoded by the exons ATGGATACTTCAACATTAACTGAACAACCATTTCTGAAGCTCTCCTCAGATGAG ATGTTGGAATTGGAAAGAATATACAAAGATATGGGAGAAAAACCAATTGATTGGAAGTTGTGTCAGGAGATTGCTAGACGATTTAG TTCCTTGTCAAATACTGCCCGTAAAACTTCCTTATCATGGCAACAG GTGGAGCAGTGGTTCAAAAATAGGCAGAGAGTATCACAGAATAAAGATAGTTCATCACCCAACCTGGTGCCACTTTCTGCAGGTCTTTCAAGTTCAAAAG ATATATCGGACTTGACATTTGAAGCAAGATCTACAAAAGATGTTGCATG gCATGATGTTGCACTGTTCCTTAACTACAGAGTTATGTGCTCAGGCGAACTT GAAGTCCGTGTCCGATATGCTGGATTTAGTAAAGAGCAGGATGAGTGGGTGAATGTGAAACAGGGGGTGCGTGAGAGATCTATACCATTAGCTCCTTCAGAATGTCAAAAGCTTCAGGATGGAAATCTTATACTATGTTTCTTG GAAAGAGACGATTATGCTCTCTATTGTGATGCTCGAATTGTGAAAATCCAGAGGAGGGTGCATGATCCAACAGAGTGTACATGCACCTTCATTATTCGATATCTCCATGACCAGACTGAG GAAGAAGTTTCTTGGAACAGGTTATGCTGTAGGCCTACAGAAGAAGAATCTGCTGTCTACCCAATTCTTGCCATTGATCCCACCCAAAGTCCTTCTCCTAGTTTCTCCCTAAATCCCATAGAGTCCTTGTGGGGATAA
- the LOC108320508 gene encoding protein SAWADEE HOMEODOMAIN HOMOLOG 1 isoform X3, with the protein MDTSTLTEQPFLKLSSDEVEQWFKNRQRVSQNKDSSSPNLVPLSAGLSSSKATDISDLTFEARSTKDVAWHDVALFLNYRVMCSGELEVRVRYAGFSKEQDEWVNVKQGVRERSIPLAPSECQKLQDGNLILCFLERDDYALYCDARIVKIQRRVHDPTECTCTFIIRYLHDQTEEEVSWNRLCCRPTEEESAVYPILAIDPTQSPSPSFSLNPIESLWG; encoded by the exons ATGGATACTTCAACATTAACTGAACAACCATTTCTGAAGCTCTCCTCAGATGAG GTGGAGCAGTGGTTCAAAAATAGGCAGAGAGTATCACAGAATAAAGATAGTTCATCACCCAACCTGGTGCCACTTTCTGCAGGTCTTTCAAGTTCAAAAG CTACAGATATATCGGACTTGACATTTGAAGCAAGATCTACAAAAGATGTTGCATG gCATGATGTTGCACTGTTCCTTAACTACAGAGTTATGTGCTCAGGCGAACTT GAAGTCCGTGTCCGATATGCTGGATTTAGTAAAGAGCAGGATGAGTGGGTGAATGTGAAACAGGGGGTGCGTGAGAGATCTATACCATTAGCTCCTTCAGAATGTCAAAAGCTTCAGGATGGAAATCTTATACTATGTTTCTTG GAAAGAGACGATTATGCTCTCTATTGTGATGCTCGAATTGTGAAAATCCAGAGGAGGGTGCATGATCCAACAGAGTGTACATGCACCTTCATTATTCGATATCTCCATGACCAGACTGAG GAAGAAGTTTCTTGGAACAGGTTATGCTGTAGGCCTACAGAAGAAGAATCTGCTGTCTACCCAATTCTTGCCATTGATCCCACCCAAAGTCCTTCTCCTAGTTTCTCCCTAAATCCCATAGAGTCCTTGTGGGGATAA